The Lewinellaceae bacterium DNA window AATGGGTAAAGTGGCAACGGTCGGGTTGGCGCCTGCCATTTTTGGACCCTGGATGAATATCTCCGGTTCTTCACTGGCTACCTGGTGGCGGGAACGCCCCATCAAGGTCGAATAATTTTCGAATACTAAATATCATATCATGCAAGAAAACAGAAGATCCATATTTAAAAAATTAGCCGTGGGCGCAGCAGGCATATTCGGTCTTTCATCCGTTACCCGGCTTCAGGCCAGCCCTAAGGCAGAGACCAAACCGGCAAAAGAAATTGTCGGCGACGTAGTCTATGACCAGGATGTGCCTTTATTTTCCGGAGCTGTGAAATATGGAAATCTATTATTCATTGCCGGCAAAGGCGCACATTTTGAAGGCGATATCACAGCCCATACCAACCATGTACTGGATGAATTGCAGAAAGAGTTGGAAAAGAATGGCTCTTCCATGAATAAAGTATTAAAAGTCAACGTCTATCTGGCGGACCTGAATGACTACCAGGCCATGAATAACGCTTACCGCGGCCGATTCGGGGATCACCCGCCGGTAAGAACAACGGTAGCGACATATGGTGGCGTACCCGGTAATTCTCTGGTAGAAATAGATTGTATCGCAGCTGTCGAGTAATATCCTAAATCATCAATCAAACGAGAAATTATGATCTCCAGGAGAAAATTGTTGCAACATATGGGTGCCGTGCCGGTTGCGGGCTCTTTATTGGTTTTACCAAAATCATTGCAACCGCAACCATCACCGGAAACCGGCACATCCAGGGATTTCTTTAAGGAACTGGGAGTCCGGACCTTTATCAATGCCGCCGGAACCTATACCGCGCTCACCGGCTGCATGATGCATCCCAATGTCGTGGAAGCCATCGAATATGCGTCCAAGCAATACGTCACCCTGGATGAGATCCAGGATAAAGTCGGCGAGCGAATAGCCGAGTTGCTGCATTGTGAGTACGCAACAGTAACTGCCGGCTGTTTCAGTGCCATTACGTTAGGCACTGCCGGCGTGCTGACCGGGCTGGACCCTAAGAAAGCAGACCAGCTGCCTAACGACTTCACCGGTATGAAGTCGGAAGTCATCCTGCAGAAGGCACACCGGGTAGGTTACGACCATTCCATTAAAAATACGGGAGCAAAAATCGTGGAGGTGGAAAGCCGTGAAGACCTGGAAAAAGCAATTGGTGAGCAGACGGCTATGATGTGGTTCCTTAATTATCATTCCGATGAAGGACAGATCGGACCCGAGGAATGGGTAGCCATTGGAAAGAAACATGGCATCCCGACCATGAACGACTGTGCAGCGGATGTGCCACCGGTGGAGAACCTGTGGAAGTACACCAAAATGGGATTTGACCTGGTGTGTTTCTCGGGAGGCAAAGGAATCCGGGGTCCCCAGTCAGCCGGCTTGTTACTAGGGCGTAAAGACCTGGTCAAAGCAGCCCGGCTAAGTGCACCACCGCGCGGTTCGACGATCGGTCGTGGTATGAAAGTCAACAAAGAAGAAGTTCTTGGCATGCTGGTGGCACTGGAGACCTACCTGTCACGGGATCATGAGGCAGACTGGAAGCTATGGGAAGGACAGATCAAACAAATCAACGACGCTGTGGTGAACATCCCCGGTGTCGAGACCGAGATCCACGTACCGGAAATCGCCAATCACGTGCCATCGATCCGCGTACGCTGGGATCAGGAAAAAATAGCCATGACGCCCAATGAGGTCCGGGAAGCACTACGGCAGGGGCATCCCTCCATAGAAACCGTAGGCGGTGGTGAGTCCGTAGACATGACCACCTGGATGTTACAGGCCGGGGAAGAACGTATCGTTGGCAAGCGATTGGCAGAGATCCTCACCGGCGCCACCAAAACCTGATCACAAGGCCTGCTTTCGTGGCGATACCAGCAAACGAAGTAACCCGATTAAGTCTATACAAGCCAGGCCAGCCGGTCTGGCTTTTTCATTTTTCTGAACGAATGTCATTATATTTCAGGCGATGGGGTTAAGCCATTAAATTAATCATCGATCCAGTCCGATGCGTTTATCAAAGAATCGTATTTACCCGGCACATCTAATTTTGTTTTTTAGCATGATGCTGGTTTACCTGATCCTGCCATTTGTATGCTCCAGCACCTTCTGGATCGTTGGCCTGTATGCATTGGTAGCCATTCTGGCCCTTTTGATATTTCTGCGACTGAACAGAGATGCATCCGGACCGGATGACACGTCCGGTAATTCTTCAAATTTACTTTCACATTTTCTCCTTAACCGTAATTTCCGGGTATATGGATTTGTAATATTTACCATTTGGTCCACAATAGGAAGCATGATCCTGTTTCAACAGGAAAACATTCGGATTGGTCAAATCAGTTATTATCAACTGGAAATTGAAGCCAAAAAGAATTCAGATGAAATTTTACGTAAGTCCGGGCTGATGAGCCTTATGAGTCAGACATTGGATCAGGTCAGCAATGAATTAAGTCAGCATAATAGCCATGGGCTGAGCGAAGGAATCATTCAGAGAATATCGCGGCTAAGTTACGCCTTTCACCCTGAGCCCTTCCAGTACCTGGAGCCGGATTCTGGAGTTTATTGCATAGAGCGGGGGTTATTATTAATCGCTTTGGCAAGGATGCCTATTGACTCTGCTTCTTTTTCCAGAATTAAGCAAATTACCGATTTTTCAGGCGCTGATCTGAAAGCTTCAGATTTACATGGTTTGAATCTTAGCGGCGCACAACTTATTGGTGCCAATTTTCAGGAAGCAAATTTAAGGAGCTCCTTATTTAAGCATGCAGACCTGCGTGGAGCCAATTTTTGGGGAGCTAAAATGAACAAGGCGGACTTATCCTATGCCTTTCTAAACCGTGCAAATGCTCAGTGGGCTGAGATCAATGATGCACGGTTAATATGGGCCACGCTGAAGGAGACAGACCTGAGTAGTGCTAAACTGAGAAACTCTGACCTAAGCTATGCCATTATGGATCTGGTTGATCTTGGTGGTGCTTCACTGAGGGATGCTCAAATGGTCTGTGCATCTTTGACCGGCGCAAATCTGGATCAGGCTAACCTGACAGGAGTCAATTTGGATCAAGCCGATTTGAGACTGGCTAATTTATGCGATGCCAATCTATCTGGCGCTCACCTTAATGAGGTTATACTTAATAAAACAAGAGTACGTGAACCCAATTGGTTGCAACAGCTGAATCTGTGGCAAGTACAGGGAACCCCTGCAATGTTGGACGACCTGGAAGTAACTGCCGATGAAGGCGGAAAGAATCAATATTTAATTACGGTTAAGAGAAAATAACATGTTATGCTGCACCACTTGCAATAAATGTATTTCCCTCTATTTAATTGCCTATTTCTTTATCGGACAAGTGGTGTTTTATTCATGACAGAATTTAACTTTTGTGCGAACCGAACGACTAATTCATCTTCCGGGTGGAATGGCTTAAAACCAACCTGGAACGCCCAGCCAAAATATCGCTGTACGTCATTTAGATAGTCCGCCAATAATTTATCGGTCCAAACTGTCCTGCGTGTAATTGCATATTTTTTTCGCAAGGTTTTTCCTAATTCCTGCCCCCATTCATTATTGATCAAATCAAGGTAATTATCAGTAGCTCCATTAGCGAGGTCATCAATTTGTTTTTGCGAAAATTTACCATCGACCAATTCAGGAATATACCTCCGCTCATGCGCATCCGCAATAAAATCTGCCAGCTTTTCTGAAAAAATGGAAGTAATAAAAGCCTGCGTGGTCACATGTAAAAATGTATTCAAATAGCCTTGTTCTGTCAGGTCTTCCGGCTGCATCAACCGTCTATCTTCGGTGTTGATGCCGTACATCATCCGGGCAGCAAGATCATAAAATGCAATATCTCCTTCGCCAAAAGTCACTTCCCTTCTCCGGGACAAAGCAAATGCACGCCGCAAATCTTTTCTAACCCAAATCGCATAGGGCGAAATAAGGATCAGCCACAACCTTTCATAATATCCCCCGTCCTGGGCATTTAAAAAATCAAGTTCATTGACCCCGGTACATAATTCACTGATAACTGTCCTGCCTGCACTGACGTGAGTTAACCGGACTTTGGACCGGTCAAAAAAATAGCCGTTTCCGTCCCGGTTGAAATACTCAATTTTTACCACTTGCTTAAAGGCATCAAAGGAATTAAACCGGGTCAGCAATAATGCACCCTGGCCAGCATCGATATTTAGTCCATTGATAATATTCACTTGTTCCTGATCGCTGTTCACCTCCGGATTTATCGCTTCTGCACATGGTTTTACCCACTTGCATCCAAGGAAAAACAATCCAACCAGAAATATGCTATAACGAAGTAAATTCAAACCGATAAAGAAATTACATTTTCAAAACGCCGGGTATTGTCTCAAGTGAAACCTTATCCGATTGACGCACAATAATCCGGTTCACCTTCTGATCTCCATCAATATTTAATCTTTGAATGGTCAGATCATGCACATCATCAAATACCATCGCCGGACGGTAGTCAGGTTCTTCGATTCCCATCCGGATATTCTTTAAAATGAGCCCTTCAACATGCCTCACATAGAGTCCCCACGCAGGCAATTCACCAAACATTGAAAATTCAGGATAATCACTGATTTTTTCGGGGATAGATCCCAGTCTTGAAAGCGGCCGGTTGGCAAGGCCATTATTTCCCCGGCCGGGATAATTTATGGTTATGTTTTCCAGCACGACATCCTGAACTTTGCTTCCCGGAATTCCGGTTATGGAAGCAGGAAATGTGTTGTGAAAAAAGGGCAAATCAGGGCCACGAACCTCATAGGCATAATCGGGTCGCTCAAAAGCAACATCCACATTAAGATCCCTGATAGTGACATTTTTCAAATAGCCTGCCGGTCTGTTCTGATACCGCCAACCTAGCCTGATAAACAGCGCATTTCCGGTATTGGTCGCGTCAATATTTTCGAATGTTACATTTTCCAAAAATCCGCCATCTACATTTTCAATGGCTATGGCAGATCGAAAGGTGTCATATATTTTGATATTCCGGATAATCACATTTTTAAATCCACCACTGGACCGTGTGCCTAATTTAAGTGCACTCGCGCTGGAACGCACAGTACAGTCGGA harbors:
- a CDS encoding RidA family protein, whose translation is MQENRRSIFKKLAVGAAGIFGLSSVTRLQASPKAETKPAKEIVGDVVYDQDVPLFSGAVKYGNLLFIAGKGAHFEGDITAHTNHVLDELQKELEKNGSSMNKVLKVNVYLADLNDYQAMNNAYRGRFGDHPPVRTTVATYGGVPGNSLVEIDCIAAVE
- a CDS encoding selenocysteine synthase, producing the protein MISRRKLLQHMGAVPVAGSLLVLPKSLQPQPSPETGTSRDFFKELGVRTFINAAGTYTALTGCMMHPNVVEAIEYASKQYVTLDEIQDKVGERIAELLHCEYATVTAGCFSAITLGTAGVLTGLDPKKADQLPNDFTGMKSEVILQKAHRVGYDHSIKNTGAKIVEVESREDLEKAIGEQTAMMWFLNYHSDEGQIGPEEWVAIGKKHGIPTMNDCAADVPPVENLWKYTKMGFDLVCFSGGKGIRGPQSAGLLLGRKDLVKAARLSAPPRGSTIGRGMKVNKEEVLGMLVALETYLSRDHEADWKLWEGQIKQINDAVVNIPGVETEIHVPEIANHVPSIRVRWDQEKIAMTPNEVREALRQGHPSIETVGGGESVDMTTWMLQAGEERIVGKRLAEILTGATKT
- a CDS encoding pentapeptide repeat-containing protein — translated: MMLVYLILPFVCSSTFWIVGLYALVAILALLIFLRLNRDASGPDDTSGNSSNLLSHFLLNRNFRVYGFVIFTIWSTIGSMILFQQENIRIGQISYYQLEIEAKKNSDEILRKSGLMSLMSQTLDQVSNELSQHNSHGLSEGIIQRISRLSYAFHPEPFQYLEPDSGVYCIERGLLLIALARMPIDSASFSRIKQITDFSGADLKASDLHGLNLSGAQLIGANFQEANLRSSLFKHADLRGANFWGAKMNKADLSYAFLNRANAQWAEINDARLIWATLKETDLSSAKLRNSDLSYAIMDLVDLGGASLRDAQMVCASLTGANLDQANLTGVNLDQADLRLANLCDANLSGAHLNEVILNKTRVREPNWLQQLNLWQVQGTPAMLDDLEVTADEGGKNQYLITVKRK
- a CDS encoding glycoside hydrolase family 28 protein; translated protein: MSVSGFVRIVGLSVFFVCQWIPSSGQIFNIVDYGAVGDGTTLNTLSIQKAIDQASSRGGGEVLIPEGTFLSGSILLKSGVELHLLTGAVLLGSTDPDHYLKLSRWKALILSDNQKNISITGKGEIDGQGRDLALHIDSLFYAGEIDSADYNFVEMRPMYYLRPQLIEFVQCSSILIKGVTLKNAACWVQNYSECDHLEIDSVRVESDAYWNNDGIDISDCKNVRITNCWVNSADDGICLKSHLNEAFCDSIFVSDCTVRSSASALKLGTRSSGGFKNVIIRNIKIYDTFRSAIAIENVDGGFLENVTFENIDATNTGNALFIRLGWRYQNRPAGYLKNVTIRDLNVDVAFERPDYAYEVRGPDLPFFHNTFPASITGIPGSKVQDVVLENITINYPGRGNNGLANRPLSRLGSIPEKISDYPEFSMFGELPAWGLYVRHVEGLILKNIRMGIEEPDYRPAMVFDDVHDLTIQRLNIDGDQKVNRIIVRQSDKVSLETIPGVLKM